The following DNA comes from Desulfonatronovibrio magnus.
CTTGCAGGTGGCGGAGGGGCTGACGGCATAGTCACAGGAGGCTTTGTCGCTCCTGATTCACGTCTGGGACCTTTGTTGTCCAGGCCGGCTCCTCCTGTGGCACCTGGCGGATTTTCCGTAGGAGCTCTTGGCAACACAATAACCTATGCAGGTAAACAATTTTCCACTCTCGGAGCCCTGGTCAACTTCCTCAAAACAGCAACTGACTTCAACATCCTGTCAACTCCTCAGATCATGACTCTTGACAACTCCGAGGCAGAAATTTTTATTGGTGAAAACAGGCCTTACCTCGTAAGCGAAAGAGTAGACCAGAACAACAATGTCATTCAGAGTTTTGACTATCGCGATGTAGGTATCAGACTGCTGGTCACCCCCATTATTAATACTGAATCCGGGGTCATTCGCCTTGATGTGCAACAGGAGGTCAAGAACGTCATTGACGCCACAGACAATCTGGCCCCCATCACCATGAACCGCAATACCAGAACCAATGTTCAGCTGCCCAGCGGTTCCACCATGGTCATTTCAGGTCTGATTGAAAATGCCTTTTCACAGACACGCAGAGCAGTACCCGGCATTTCCAAAGCACCCGGCATAGGCTGGCTGTTCAGAAGGGAAAGGATTGTTGCTCCCAAATCAACTCTCATGGTTTTTTTAAGCGCGCGCATAATTGAAACCCTGGAGCAGGCTGATGAACTCACCTCACAACGCATGGATGAGGTCCGTCAGGCAAGACAGAGACATGAAGAAATTCTGGAAAGAGAGTTCTGGGGAAGATCTGAAAAGCAAAGACAATCCTATGAAATTGATATGAATATGTATCTGCCAGAGCCTCTTATTGACCGTAATGAATGATTTCAATCTTAATTCACTCCCTGAAAAAGTCGTAAATGCCTACCTGGCATTTCCTCAGCGTAACCACTTTCTTCCGGTCAGTCTTGAAAACGGAGTGCTTAATGTCATGCTTCTAACGCCTGAAGCCATTATCCAGGCGGACCATCTCGTCTGGAAACTCGGTTTAAACATACGTACAAGTATAGCTGACGAAGAAGTATTCTATCCTGCCCTTGAACAGGCCTTGTCTTTATGGGAAGAGGAAAGCGACTCCCATTCCCACGAAGACGATCAGAATATAGATTCTCAGGGAGCAGACAGAGATCTGCTTGGCTGGTCTTACGAAGACGCACCCATTGTCCGTCTGGTAAACAAATCCCTGCACCAGGCCATAAGCCAGGGAGTCAGCGATATACATTTTGAAAACCATGACAGACACTTTGCCATTCGCTTCCGCATGGATGGAGAGCTGCATACAGTGCGCAAACTTGATACGAGGGTGCAGCCAACAGTTCTGGCCCGCATCAAGGTCATGGGCAAAATGGATGTTGCAGAGACGAGAGCTCCTCAGGACGGCAGGTTTGATGTTCTAGTGGGAAATAAAAGAATTGATCTGCGGGTTTCCACCATGCCCACTCTCAACGGTGAAAAGGCAGTACTGCGTGTCCTGGATCGGACCAAAAATATCCTTTCCCTTTCCCAGTTGGGCTTGCAGAGCACTGATGTCGAGAGTTTACGCTCCATCATGTCTTCTCCTTTTGGCATTATCCTTGTTACAGGACCCACTGGAAGCGGCAAGACTACAACCCTGTATGCCGCACTTTCTGAAGTTATTAATGACAAAATAAATATTATGACCGTGGAAGATCCTGTGGAATACCATCTAACAGGTGTTAACCAGGTCCAGGTCAACCGGGCTGCCGGAG
Coding sequences within:
- a CDS encoding GspE/PulE family protein — translated: MNDFNLNSLPEKVVNAYLAFPQRNHFLPVSLENGVLNVMLLTPEAIIQADHLVWKLGLNIRTSIADEEVFYPALEQALSLWEEESDSHSHEDDQNIDSQGADRDLLGWSYEDAPIVRLVNKSLHQAISQGVSDIHFENHDRHFAIRFRMDGELHTVRKLDTRVQPTVLARIKVMGKMDVAETRAPQDGRFDVLVGNKRIDLRVSTMPTLNGEKAVLRVLDRTKNILSLSQLGLQSTDVESLRSIMSSPFGIILVTGPTGSGKTTTLYAALSEVINDKINIMTVEDPVEYHLTGVNQVQVNRAAGVSFAKAVRGFLRQDPDIILVGEIRDHETASTAVQASLTGHLVLTTLHTNDAPTAITRLLEMGIEPFLLASSMIMAVGQRLVRLNCLHCSVETSISTATRSILERQNIHMATQVVGQGCARCRQTGFQGRQGVFEIMPVTENLRGMMIKKCTVEEIRAEIRSSGHAGMLEHGLQVVSQGKTTIEEVLRVTRF